A region from the Mercenaria mercenaria strain notata chromosome 7, MADL_Memer_1, whole genome shotgun sequence genome encodes:
- the LOC123556130 gene encoding uncharacterized protein LOC123556130, which translates to MAELGSGNMENNSSDDAVPGRTEQILCQPCSSKDKQTVADVFCSICDEFQCMDCSNIHKTYSFMKNHKLVNAKELKAKPVSFDMKGLDQCPQHQKVLKFFCEDENQLCCSTCAIVDHRKCHSVVEIQKIAGKSALANSKLKVKLQEVKEKAEKIVKHAKSSKEQLDQDVKKVSLTIRRMRDDVMKMFDDLEVSVAKDAESFKTETLNKLTRKQSDREKLVADATKSLETIDNVHKNGTPSQQFILEHRMKKQVDEFSSNVDKECQRLETVTVSFDFDDTIKLPPFQISYYVPGQLTLKYCEPEDVKSIRPVDPIVKLTKITSIDLKQTGDDVKEPLYSGLDFLPDGRLVAVDNKNKKCLIYNEKLEKVGSYQLSYIPQSVVAVSEEEVAITSANEYKIDFLRVSKSNEITLIRTCKVKTEYASICMKDERNFIVGTYDDTRPVRIVSLSGEEKDFSINFPNKKYPIGTSTSTYIRNSDKVVLTDKNEHTVYIYDIKSNTRVVVKDDQTKAPRGVAVGPSDCILVCSENTNSIVQISQTGRVLSSYKLDMKYPHSVCVSKDKSVLVVSNSAVDRTSLKTFKITN; encoded by the coding sequence ATGGCGGAATTGGGGAGTGGAAATATGGAAAATAACAGTTCCGATGATGCAGTTCCTGGACGAACAGAGCAGATATTATGTCAACCATGCTCCAGTAAGGATAAACAAACAGTAGCTGATGTGTTTTGCTCCATTTGTGATGAATTTCAGTGCATGGATTGTTCAAACATACACAAAACGTATTCTTTCATGAAAAATCACAAATTAGTGAACGCAAAAGAATTGAAAGCAAAACCAGTCTCGTTTGATATGAAGGGACTAGATCAATGTCCTCAGCAtcagaaagttttaaaattcttCTGTGAAGATGAGAATCAGCTTTGCTGCAGTACCTGTGCTATTGTAGATCACCGGAAATGTCACAGTGTCGTAGAAATTCAGAAGATTGCCGGAAAGTCTGCATTAGCAAATTCCAAATTAAAAGTCAAGTTGCAAGAAGTAAAAGAGAAGGCTGAAAAGATCGTTAAACACGCCAAGTCATCAAAAGAGCAATTGGATCAAGATGTAAAAAAAGTGTCTTTAACAATTAGGCGAATGCGTGATGATGTTATGAAAATGTTTGACGATTTGGAAGTTTCCGTTGCTAAGGATGCTGAATCTTTTAAGACAGAAACACTCAATAAACTAACAAGGAAACAATCAGACAGAGAGAAACTCGTTGCTGATGCAACGAAATCTCTTGAAACAATTGATAACGTTCATAAGAACGGGACGCCATCACAACAGTTTATATTGGAACATAGAATGAAGAAGCAAGTCGATGAATTTAGCAGCAACGTTGACAAGGAATGTCAAAGGTTAGAGACTGTGACcgtttcatttgattttgatgaCACTATAAAATTGCCCCCATTTCAGATTTCTTATTACGTTCCGGGACAGTTGACATTAAAATACTGCGAACCGGAAGATGTGAAATCTATAAGACCTGTAGATCCGATTGTTAAGTTAACGAAGATTACTTCCATTGATCTGAAGCAGACTGGAGATGATGTCAAGGAACCGTTATACTCAGGACTGGATTTCCTGCCGGATGGTAGACTAGTTGCCGTggataataaaaacaagaaatgtttgatttacaaTGAGAAGCTTGAGAAAGTAGGATCATATCAGTTATCGTATATACCACAGAGTGTTGTTGCTGTATCTGAGGAGGAAGTGGCGATAACAAGTGCCAATGAATACAAGATAGACTTTCTACGTGTCAGTAAATCTAACGAGATAACTTTGATCAGGACATGTAAAGTTAAGACAGAGTATGCCTCTATATGTATGAAAGATGAGAGAAACTTTATTGTTGGAACTTACGATGATACAAGACCTGTTCGTATTGTGTCTCTGTCAGGAGAAGAGAAAGATTTCAGTATCAACTTTCCGAACAAGAAATATCCCATAGGTACTAGTACAAGTACATATATAAGGAACAGTGACAAAGTGGTTCTCACTGATAAAAACGAGCATACTGTCTACATATATGACATCAAGAGCAACACCAGAGTTGTTGTCAAGGATGATCAGACCAAGGCACCACGTGGTGTAGCAGTAGGTCCATCCGACTGTATCCTGGTTTGCAGTGAAAATACAAATTCCATTGTACAGATCTCTCAAACAGGTCGTGTCCTATCATCGTACAAGTTAGATATGAAATATCCACACAGTGTCTGTGTTTCAAAGGATAAATCAGTACTTGTTGTTTCAAATTCCGCTGTAGATCGAACAAGTTTAAAGactttcaaaattacaaattaa